One part of the Candidatus Thorarchaeota archaeon genome encodes these proteins:
- a CDS encoding histidine phosphatase family protein: protein MFDLIQERDEGPIMGSRTTIYIVIPAETNNKTLTERGVGQLDDLVHSRMITSTSRVYTPPTSDERLTAEHLANEFGVEVKQVDNLAEVAHGGKGPIKKETAEIIRAMWTNPEFVPHHGESIEQAENRIAEAMNKIVSQHRNDSITVVLPPMIGTLFLSLVMGGVPSIEQWLALGHASCAMFEYQRSSWSLVFPLDNSYLSDPSTVQESFPEEIIRLLLQ, encoded by the coding sequence ATGTTCGACCTCATTCAAGAGCGCGACGAGGGCCCTATCATGGGTTCTCGCACGACAATCTACATAGTGATTCCTGCCGAAACCAACAATAAAACACTCACAGAGAGAGGTGTTGGCCAGCTGGATGATCTTGTGCACTCACGAATGATAACGTCAACATCGCGAGTCTATACCCCACCAACTTCAGACGAGCGTCTGACAGCAGAACACTTGGCCAATGAGTTCGGCGTTGAGGTCAAGCAAGTGGACAATCTTGCCGAAGTGGCTCATGGAGGCAAAGGTCCTATCAAAAAAGAGACCGCAGAGATCATCCGTGCGATGTGGACAAACCCGGAATTCGTCCCACACCATGGCGAGTCGATCGAACAGGCCGAGAATCGGATTGCCGAGGCGATGAACAAGATAGTGTCACAACATCGCAACGACAGCATCACGGTCGTTCTCCCGCCAATGATCGGCACCCTCTTCCTCTCCCTGGTCATGGGCGGAGTTCCTTCAATTGAACAGTGGCTGGCTCTTGGTCATGCCTCCTGTGCAATGTTCGAGTATCAACGCTCAAGCTGGAGCCTTGTCTTTCCACTTGACAACAGCTACCTCAGTGATCCTTCAACCGTACAGGAATCGTTCCCAGAAGAGATCATACGACTTCTTTTACAATAA
- a CDS encoding Ig-like domain-containing protein, giving the protein MNRQQIMILASVVIVAIVISGLALTMLNTPSPPTETGEDTTPPEVTILRPTDKATVTGTVNITFTAQDNGNITSYEIIIDGAIQATVQSYLWRVTRENAGQHLVVCRATDDSGNTGSESLVLTVNYTSTVPEVYTRPVKIMAYNIYESGSEPEWKKVVEEEDPDIMVLVETGNFDDKGNALLNRVVREFNEYFNDTYPYIGYTAQGISYDTSGEAILSRFPIVKFTQIPKVKLDNGKDYWVTHDFIEAVIRLNGTDVHFIGCHLKASQGDTNQMRRERETEGIINYMDDLGNVPIVYMGDLNAYSPDDTGNLSPAGDDLGYGPLKMLLQPNDTVYGNFSSKVHNFTDVFRTLNPTDPGYSFGHWYDLKERIDYIIVNQFFNGLLINSTVGDTADANKGSDHYSVDAFIRWPNATAGATIQSKLLGSSIQQRGPSPNILLLREEPNSNILIALVQRPLIPSSPISKKSA; this is encoded by the coding sequence ATGAATCGTCAGCAGATAATGATCTTGGCAAGCGTCGTAATAGTGGCAATAGTGATCAGTGGGCTTGCGCTCACAATGCTGAACACGCCAAGTCCCCCAACCGAAACGGGAGAGGACACGACCCCGCCGGAAGTTACGATCCTGAGACCCACTGACAAGGCGACCGTTACAGGGACTGTCAACATCACGTTCACCGCACAGGATAATGGAAACATCACCAGCTATGAGATCATCATTGACGGGGCTATACAAGCCACGGTGCAGAGTTACCTCTGGCGGGTCACGCGAGAGAATGCAGGACAGCATCTAGTGGTGTGCAGAGCGACAGACGATTCAGGCAACACGGGATCAGAGAGCCTGGTCCTCACGGTCAATTACACGTCGACTGTGCCAGAGGTCTACACACGACCGGTCAAGATCATGGCGTACAACATTTACGAGTCGGGATCTGAGCCGGAGTGGAAGAAGGTAGTAGAGGAAGAGGATCCAGACATCATGGTGCTGGTAGAGACAGGCAACTTTGATGACAAGGGGAATGCACTCCTCAACCGCGTGGTGCGAGAGTTCAACGAGTACTTCAATGACACCTATCCATACATTGGGTACACAGCACAGGGGATCTCATACGACACGAGTGGCGAGGCGATCCTGAGCAGGTTTCCGATCGTCAAGTTCACACAGATCCCCAAGGTCAAGTTAGACAACGGGAAGGACTACTGGGTGACCCACGACTTCATTGAGGCCGTGATCAGGCTCAACGGGACGGATGTCCATTTCATAGGCTGCCACCTGAAGGCGTCACAGGGGGACACGAATCAGATGCGCCGGGAGCGCGAGACCGAGGGGATCATCAATTACATGGACGACCTTGGGAACGTGCCGATCGTCTACATGGGGGACCTCAACGCCTACTCACCGGATGACACGGGCAATCTCAGTCCTGCGGGAGATGATCTTGGATACGGTCCCCTGAAGATGTTGCTCCAGCCAAATGACACGGTCTACGGAAACTTCTCATCGAAGGTGCATAATTTCACCGACGTATTCCGTACGCTGAACCCCACCGACCCGGGATACTCGTTTGGTCACTGGTACGATCTCAAAGAGCGGATTGATTACATCATTGTGAACCAGTTCTTTAACGGACTCCTGATCAACTCTACCGTGGGAGATACGGCCGACGCAAACAAGGGGTCTGATCACTACAGCGTGGATGCATTCATCAGATGGCCTAATGCCACGGCGGGCGCGACCATTCAGAGTAAGTTACTGGGGAGCAGCATTCAGCAGAGAGGTCCGAGCCCGAACATCCTACTGTTGAGAGAAGAACCGAACAGCAATATACTGATTGCTCTTGTTCAGAGACCATTGATACCGAGTTCACCAATCTCAAAGAAATCAGCCTGA
- a CDS encoding aldehyde:ferredoxin oxidoreductase, translated as MTYEIPKIDRGYANQTLYIDLTNNTITIKPVDEKMKKTFTGGKGFDLWLMWNSLPKDRIVKWDDPENEICIACGPLGGVPAYPGAGKSIVTSISPETGIPIDSNVGGYFGPYLKFAGFDAMEIQGKADKDVYIFIDGDEGKIQILDASDLPEYSHELTAILTERHSADKGRDISVVSTGPAAAHAYMSCLNFSWYDMRRKITRYKQSGRGGIGTVFRDKRIRALVGKKAKITMDMNNPADPEEMKKVSREHSKEIIELDPKQNHMRVVGTGHLPSIMNEYDLFPTRNYRTGSDPEAKALFDDVWEKIFTNTGKGWDGCWAACAINCAHCIEGFVPKTGPFKGKKVIVDGPEYETIAGCGSNIGVFDPHWVAEYNFYCDTYGIDTISFGTSMAFVMELFSEGYIDEKATGGHKLTWGAAEEAAAVLHEIAEGKGFGVHFGKGIAYLKKYFAENFGVDEQLMQDIGMEHKGLEYSEYMTKESLAQQGGYGLTLKGPQHDEAWLIFLDMVHNYMPTFEQKAEALHWFPMWRTWFGLNGLCKLPWNDVVPADNAESDEPAKVPKHLQFYARFFTAVTGRKSTPDDLVRDSERVYNFQRIFNIRQGKGLRLHDSNPPYRSVGPVTDWEYESRKDRYDEQLKELGVDISGMSTTEKRIKLREFREERYKLLTDAAYKRRGWTRNGVPTLDLIKELGIDFPDIVEVVKKYVNVDPDPSLLPKSNEAWE; from the coding sequence ATGACATATGAGATTCCAAAGATCGACCGGGGCTATGCAAACCAGACGCTCTACATCGACCTCACGAACAATACGATCACGATAAAACCCGTGGATGAGAAGATGAAGAAGACCTTCACGGGCGGAAAGGGTTTTGATCTCTGGTTGATGTGGAACAGTCTCCCAAAGGACCGCATAGTCAAGTGGGACGATCCGGAAAACGAGATCTGCATCGCGTGCGGACCACTTGGTGGTGTGCCAGCATATCCGGGTGCAGGAAAATCAATTGTGACCTCCATCTCTCCAGAGACCGGGATCCCCATCGACAGTAATGTTGGAGGATACTTTGGACCTTACCTCAAGTTTGCAGGATTCGATGCCATGGAGATCCAAGGGAAGGCTGACAAGGATGTCTACATCTTTATCGATGGTGATGAGGGAAAGATTCAGATCCTCGACGCCTCCGATCTTCCAGAATACTCACACGAACTGACTGCAATTCTCACAGAGCGACATTCCGCCGACAAGGGCCGCGACATCTCGGTGGTCTCTACAGGCCCTGCTGCCGCTCATGCGTACATGAGTTGCCTGAACTTTAGCTGGTATGACATGCGCCGAAAGATCACACGCTACAAGCAGTCGGGACGCGGCGGCATAGGGACCGTCTTCCGTGACAAGAGGATCAGGGCTCTTGTCGGAAAGAAGGCCAAGATCACGATGGACATGAACAACCCCGCCGACCCTGAAGAGATGAAGAAGGTCTCCCGTGAACACTCCAAGGAGATCATCGAACTTGACCCCAAGCAGAATCACATGCGCGTCGTTGGCACTGGCCACCTCCCCTCGATCATGAACGAGTACGATCTCTTCCCCACTCGAAATTATCGCACTGGAAGCGATCCCGAGGCCAAGGCACTGTTCGATGATGTCTGGGAAAAGATCTTCACCAACACGGGCAAGGGCTGGGACGGCTGCTGGGCTGCGTGCGCCATTAACTGTGCACATTGCATTGAGGGCTTTGTCCCCAAGACCGGCCCGTTCAAGGGCAAGAAGGTTATCGTTGATGGTCCGGAATACGAGACCATCGCCGGCTGCGGTTCCAATATCGGCGTCTTCGATCCACACTGGGTCGCAGAGTACAACTTCTACTGTGACACCTACGGTATTGACACGATCTCCTTCGGGACCTCAATGGCCTTCGTCATGGAACTCTTTTCTGAGGGATACATTGACGAGAAAGCAACTGGCGGCCACAAACTCACGTGGGGTGCCGCCGAGGAGGCCGCTGCTGTCCTTCACGAGATCGCCGAGGGCAAGGGCTTCGGTGTCCACTTTGGAAAGGGGATCGCCTATCTCAAGAAGTACTTTGCTGAGAACTTTGGCGTCGATGAACAGCTCATGCAGGACATCGGCATGGAACACAAGGGTCTCGAATACAGCGAGTACATGACCAAAGAGAGCCTTGCTCAGCAGGGAGGCTACGGTCTCACACTCAAGGGCCCACAGCACGATGAGGCGTGGCTGATCTTCCTTGACATGGTTCATAACTACATGCCGACCTTTGAACAGAAGGCTGAGGCGCTCCATTGGTTCCCCATGTGGCGGACTTGGTTCGGGCTCAATGGCTTGTGCAAACTTCCATGGAATGATGTTGTCCCCGCAGACAACGCCGAGTCGGACGAACCCGCTAAGGTCCCCAAACACCTCCAGTTCTACGCTCGTTTCTTCACCGCCGTGACCGGCCGCAAGTCCACTCCTGACGATCTCGTCAGGGACTCCGAGCGCGTCTACAACTTCCAGCGGATCTTTAACATCCGCCAGGGCAAGGGTCTCCGGCTCCATGACTCTAATCCACCCTACCGAAGCGTCGGCCCTGTCACTGATTGGGAGTACGAAAGCCGCAAGGATCGTTACGACGAGCAACTCAAAGAACTCGGTGTCGATATCTCTGGCATGAGCACGACTGAGAAGAGGATCAAACTACGCGAGTTCCGTGAGGAACGATACAAACTTCTCACCGATGCCGCCTACAAGAGACGCGGCTGGACTCGTAACGGCGTGCCCACTCTCGACCTGATCAAGGAACTTGGCATCGACTTCCCCGACATTGTTGAGGTCGTCAAAAAATACGTTAACGTTGATCCTGATCCCTCGCTCTTGCCTAAGAGCAATGAGGCCTGGGAATAG